The genomic DNA CTTAGAATTGACCGCACTTGAACGGGAAAACAATGTAGAAATTATTGCCAGCCCGCGATTGCTCACAACCAATAAAAAAGCCGCCAGCATCAAGCAAGGGACGGAATTGCCGTATATTTTGGTGAATGAAAAAAGCGGCTCACAAAGCGTGGAATTTCGTGAGGCTGTATTAGGCTTGGAAGTAACACCGCATATTTCACAAGATAAACAAATTCTGTTGGATTTAGTGGTCAGTCAAAATGCGCCCGGTAGCCGAGTAGCACATGGTTTGGGCGAAGTCGTCTCCATTGATAAACAGGAAATCAACACCCAAGTCTTTGCTAAAGACGGAGAAACCATCGTGTTAGGTGGCGTATTTCACGATACCATCACTAAAAACGTGGACAAAGTGCCCTTGTTGGGAGACATTCCGGGCGTAAAACACTTGTTTAGCAAAGAAAGCGAACGTCATCAAAAACGGGAATTGGTGATTTTTGTCACACCGCATATTTTACGTCAAGGAGAAACCTTAGAATCCTTTAAACAAAAGCAAGGCATAACACAGCAAACTAAAATGCTCCCCACACAAAACACGCATAAAAATCCAACAAAATCGTAGTTAATTTGGCATTTCCTATTAATAGGCGAAATAAATATCCTGTTTAGGTTGAAAAAGAGGGGCGTTTATTGAGATAATCTCGGCAATTTTGGGGTGATCTTTTCAACTCTATTCAAAAAAAACTCTCATGCGGCCACATTGTATTATTTGCGGTCGTTTCTTATTTTATAAAAGATCACATTCTTTCCGACCATATAAGTTTAAGACGATAACAATGGCAGAAAAACGTAATATTTTTTTGGTGGGACCAATGGGTGCAGGAAAAAGCACTATAGGTCGCCAGTTAGCACAATTATTAAGCATGGATTTCGTTGATACCGACGCCGAAATTGAAGAACGCGCCGGCGCAGATATCGGCTGGATTTTCGATGTTGAAGGTGAAGCCGGTTTCCGGAAAAGAGAAGAACGCATCATCAACGAATTAACCCTGCGTCAAGGCATCGTTCTGTCCACCGGCGGTGGCGCGATTTTATCTAAGGAAAGCCGCAATCACCTCTCCGCACGTGGCATTGTCGTGTATTTGGAAACCACGGTAGAAAAACAATATCAACGCACTCAACGGGACAAAAAACGCCCATTATTGCAAGATGTTGAAGACCCGCGCCAGGTGTTGGAAGACTTGGCGAAAGTCCGCAATCCGCTCTATGAAGAAGTAGCCGACATTACTCTCCCGACAGATGAACAAAGCGCTAAAGTGATGGCAACTCAAATCATCGATCTTATTGATAACTACAACGGTTAAATAACGTAAAAGGCCTATCAAATGCTGTGTGTAAATGTTGAATTGAAAGAACGTCGCTACCCGATTTATATCGGTGCCGGTTTATTAACAAACACCGATTGTTATCCGCTAAAACAAGGCAATAAGGTAATGATCGTCAGCAATCCTACCGTTGCACACTACTATTTAACCACCGTCACCGAAACATTAGAAAAAATCGGTTGTATCGTTGAACATGTTCTCTTACCCGATGGCGAGCAATACAAAACTCTCGACTCTTTAAACCTCATTTTCACCGCACTTTTAAAAGCGAATCACGGCCGCGATACCACTATTGTCGCCCTAGGCGGCGGCGTAATCGGAGACGTGGCCGGATTTGCGGCGGCAAGCTATCAACGCGGTGTGCGCTTCATTCAAATCCCGACTACCTTATTGGCACAAGTGGATTCCTCCGTCGGTGGCAAAACTGCCGTAAACCATGAACTCGGCAAAAATATGATCGGTGCGTTTTATCAACCAACGGCCGTCATCGTGGATACGCTAACCCTAAACACATTGCCGAAACGGGAAGTCAATGCCGGGTTGGCGGAAGTGATTAAATACGGCGCAATCTTAGATTTACCGTTCTTTGACTGGCTGGAACAACACATTGATGAACTGGTAGCTTTAGACCAAACAGCCTTAAAACAATGTATTGCCCGTTGTTGCCAACTAAAAGCCGATATTGTCGCCCGAGATGAAACGGAAAAAGGCGATCGCGCCTTACTAAATCTTGGCCACACTTTCGGCCATGCCATTGAAACCCACCTAGGTTATGGAAACTGGTTACACGGTGAAGCGGTGGCGGCAGGTTGCATGATGGCCGCAGTGTTATCGGAAAAATTAGGTGATTTAACGTCGGCTGATGTGGCACGTTTAGAAAAGCTCTTAGCGCGCGCCAATTTACCTACCGTTTCACCGGATGGCATGACCGCACAGGATTATTTACCGCTTATGATGCGTGATAAAAAAGTATTGAACGGCAAACTTCGTTTCGTCTTACTAAAAGCCCTTGGACAGGCCTACGTTGCCACCGAAATAGACCAAGATCTTGTGGTTGACGCCATTCATTGTTGTTCCCAATTTGACTAATCAACATGCCTGAACCCGCTAAACCCGTTGTAAAAACTAAAAGCCGCCCTTTCCTAAAATGGGCGGGGGGAAAATTTCGGCTCACCGATGAGATCAACCGATTATTTCCCAAAAGAAAACAATGCTTGGTAGAACCTTTTGTGGGAGCCGGAGCGGTATTTCTCAACAGCAATTTCAAACGTTATATTCTGGCGGATATCAACCCCGATTTAATCAATTTGTTTAACATCGTAAAACAAGACGTTGATGCCTATATTTTGGCAGCCAAGCCGATTTTTTTTCACCCTGAAGCCAACACGGAAAACTACTACTACGCCAAACGGGATGAATTTAATCAAAGCACGAATATTTTCCAACGTTCCGTCTTGTTTCTGTATTTAAACCGTTTCGGCTTTAACGGCTTATGTCGCTACAACTCTAAAAACGAATTTAACGTGCCTTTCGGTGATTACAAAACCCATTATTTTCCGGAAGAAGAATTACGTTTCTTTGCCGCTAAAGCGCAAAGTGCGGTCTTTATTTGCGCCGATTTTCAACAAACCTTTCAAATGGCGGATGAAAATTCCGTCATCTACTGCGACCCACCCTACGCCCCACTCTCACAAGACAGCAACTTTACCAATTATTCCGGCAAGCTATTTTCCATCAATCACCAACAGGAACTTGCCACGCTTGCCAAACACACCACGGAACAGCGCAACATTCAAGTGCTGATCTCCAACCACGACACCCCTTTCACCCGCGAAATCTACCAAGGTGCCA from Aggregatibacter aphrophilus ATCC 33389 includes the following:
- the aroK gene encoding shikimate kinase AroK, translating into MAEKRNIFLVGPMGAGKSTIGRQLAQLLSMDFVDTDAEIEERAGADIGWIFDVEGEAGFRKREERIINELTLRQGIVLSTGGGAILSKESRNHLSARGIVVYLETTVEKQYQRTQRDKKRPLLQDVEDPRQVLEDLAKVRNPLYEEVADITLPTDEQSAKVMATQIIDLIDNYNG
- the aroB gene encoding 3-dehydroquinate synthase, with the protein product MLCVNVELKERRYPIYIGAGLLTNTDCYPLKQGNKVMIVSNPTVAHYYLTTVTETLEKIGCIVEHVLLPDGEQYKTLDSLNLIFTALLKANHGRDTTIVALGGGVIGDVAGFAAASYQRGVRFIQIPTTLLAQVDSSVGGKTAVNHELGKNMIGAFYQPTAVIVDTLTLNTLPKREVNAGLAEVIKYGAILDLPFFDWLEQHIDELVALDQTALKQCIARCCQLKADIVARDETEKGDRALLNLGHTFGHAIETHLGYGNWLHGEAVAAGCMMAAVLSEKLGDLTSADVARLEKLLARANLPTVSPDGMTAQDYLPLMMRDKKVLNGKLRFVLLKALGQAYVATEIDQDLVVDAIHCCSQFD
- a CDS encoding Dam family site-specific DNA-(adenine-N6)-methyltransferase: MPEPAKPVVKTKSRPFLKWAGGKFRLTDEINRLFPKRKQCLVEPFVGAGAVFLNSNFKRYILADINPDLINLFNIVKQDVDAYILAAKPIFFHPEANTENYYYAKRDEFNQSTNIFQRSVLFLYLNRFGFNGLCRYNSKNEFNVPFGDYKTHYFPEEELRFFAAKAQSAVFICADFQQTFQMADENSVIYCDPPYAPLSQDSNFTNYSGKLFSINHQQELATLAKHTTEQRNIQVLISNHDTPFTREIYQGAKIRRLKVQRSISQSPHKRIKVRELIALFKTKK